The Phlebotomus papatasi isolate M1 chromosome 3, Ppap_2.1, whole genome shotgun sequence genomic sequence TCTCAGTTTTCCTCATCATACTCGGAAAATTCCCCGGAATTTCCTTAAGAAAAATCCCCATTTTCCTGTGCCATATTACCGGGGATTTCTCAAAGTGAACCTGGGGAATTTTCTCCCCCGAGGTGGGAAAGATTCCCTAGGAATTTGCGTTACATGTCAATCCAGCTTTGTTATTTGGCCGCCCCCTACTTTTCCCtaagtagggtagagtcagcccttttggccatgtaagcacttttggccacctaaagtaaaatcacattgtaaggcaattatgagtttattttgaacatgaaaatgggtcttatttcgtgacctctaatctaacgaatcagaaaaccatatttgattttgtatcgacttgattaattctaagttattttaagaaattctcgacaaggtaaacaatcactaaaaaaaaacatgggattcttaagaaacttgttaatgttaagagaaattgttttacattatttcatatttttgacgaaaatatttgatgctatctaatgaaagtccatttcttaattaactaaattttattgtgatatcatccttaataagattttctaacaaattgaatgaaaatcggatgtggccaaaagagcttacttttttcggctgtgtaagtacttttggccattcattttgccatacattttacacgtgccgcacctcgcggattttagtaaaaacaatcgtgacgtttgactgatttttacatcaaatagaaaatgttcaaaaagtcgtttaaaatactctaataattacataaaattgatgttaaataagaataggggaagtgcttataattttggacagtctgcatataagcatcgatatcctaagtttgaagtgccatattttcaatactaattgacttttcttgttactctcttttcagaaggattgtttagaaacttggcaagctatttatcatctcatttttactaaaattagttttaatacgtttaaaaatgaattgatatgtagaggtgaatttgactcttattttggacaacttggttattaatttttacaacttggctgtaaatttggacagataatccgcctcaatagtatgcccattgttcttcattttatgaaccaatcttaccaagtcctcttcctggtcatgtaagggaaacgtagaatgtcacagaagcccggaaactttccatatcattcattaaagtgagttgacttcgatacttcaagtacgtgcagattcgctcattccctgacctttccgggagcctttcaaggcatttctcgctacatctctttcgtagagatgatgctcctttgtttctccaggcatttgtccaacctagtcatcacaaaagctaaaacttcacgaaatttcgtgagaaaaacacctgtccaaaataagaatcatcacctcactggtgaatgtcttaaaaaatttcccatttttcacacgaaaaatataattcacaaggcaaatctcacttcaggtcaaatgtacaaatcatcagtaacgtgaatcaacacaatattcaatgaatattcaataatatcactcaaaaacagcgaacaaactttgttagtacttcaccaaaactaaataagactgaagtaagccacgaagttctgtcatatttctcgtaagcaattgctcacactgaattttcaacaaagcaatttcaactcaaatcatattcaaaatttaacgtatttagtgttaaaatcttccaaaaagaacaaatatttagatagaattcatttttcatcaaatattggaataaaaatccatcattttaatcaatttatttttagtgtccaatgttatcctcaaagtgtccaaaataagaaactggacaaaattagaagcatttcccctagggcttgtgctgtgtatttgtgaaagttttcgaaagctatttcttctgttattttattaaaattctattggaaacaagtggccaaaagtgcttacacacaatggccaaaactgcttacaaagtggccaaaagtgctgaaacttgcatagttgcataaaatgcatttttcactaaaatatccaaaaaattttgggaattctcttggattattaggaagaaacggctttaaggtatcttcgtacaaaatttcattttatttaaataaagattataaaaattacaagtacatgaaaccttaaagtggccaaaaatacttactccaccctacccGTTGGAGAATTTTTGGTGAGGAAATGATGACACTTCTTGGGAACTTTCCTATGGAATGgcgcagattttttttatagggcACTATCATCTTTCTGTCAGTTCACTTACATtctagatattttgatttaaagtttgcaatttttcagaaatttaattctaaatcgctgtaggggacactggggcagaattaggcagtaaatgaaatttttcattgcgtataatttttattaaaatgtttgcaTCGTACTAACAAATACTTCAATAGAAGGGAAGTgtaattttctttctttctttttatcttaatattccttctaagataagctataacatcccactgtcttATACTATGCGTGGCTTATTCTACCCCGGACTCCCCTATATCACTCAtctttagttccaaatcgaatttgcatgcaatccgagtttgctcacgttaagaatctcacctacaataaactgatctgggcttatcactggtttaaaAAACAGACTGGAAACTTGTGCAATTGTCTCAATTGACTTTCCTACCTGTTTAATCTCATCTCTTTCTGTTTTGATGATCTCTGGCTTCAATTCAGTGAACCACGTGGAGTGGACAGTTCCAACCCAGCTGGACATAACACCATACAACATGCAACTCCTTTAAAATCTCGCGCAACTAATTGTATGCAACGACttcaaaacaaaaacatcaaTTTCGCTTTCTTATCACAaactttatttcttcttttaaaaattcctcTATAATAGTTcttcgcttgttttgttttattaaattagaaaagaaaaattcatatggGCAAAAGACACATTTTCACTGCAGTTCACTGCAAAAGTTCTCAATTTACGGATATTAGcgcctttattattttttttctaaattgtttGATATAGTAACATTTTTTTGGcgttgtatttttttcactatcttctttatttaattaattaaaactccAAATCTTCAATAAGACTGataaatagtaaatattgaGGATGAAAAAAAAGGCACCAAAGTTCTCATTTTTTACACATTCCATAAATTCTTTGTTGAGAAAATGTCTTCTTCATTTCTTTCTCTGTTTTcttctttaaatataaataaattctaacGAATAAATTGGCTTATGACGATAGAAAAGGAGGCAAAAAATCCgtatataatttaataatacaatttttcttttcatgatAATTACTACGGTTCAAAGCTAAAGATTGTCTtatacacacaaaaaaatcttgttttttttatttacttcttTATTCATCTTTATTCATTAAGAAATCTCAATTATTCCACGCATGCATTCACATCAAATTTCTTCCAAAAttgaaagaacttttttttaattgtttttttttctcttatattttttcttacccTTTTCAacttctgatttttatttactcacttaatttattaaattaaaccaatctttttcttcaactttttaaaaatgtttcgttttttaaaaaaaaaatcatacattCTCATACACCAAACTCTTTGATTTTTTGCCATTCTTTcctgttttttcttttgttttactGGGGTAATTATtgatatattattaatattctttttacGATATTTTGTGGTAAAAAATACCACAGTTATTCATGTGagcaaatttttgatttttttttatttttttcaaaaaagaaataaggaaaaaaatcacgaaaatttcgttgttttctttttcgaaaAGTGCACTTTTTGGTCTCACAGTGTCGCTAGTGGTCATGACaggaaagagtttttttttaatgtcaagcAGTATTGCTTCATTGGAGAAACCCCTCAACTGACAAAATATCCCTTGTGACTTTCACcaccaaaagaagaaaaattgcgaTGGgtgcaaaaaaattgaatataatcTACAAAATTGTCTACCTGTTGTgcttattcttcttcttcttctcttttaCGTTTAGGCTGTCAATTGTATGCCTGTCAAAATTCATCTTGTGCTCCTTCTTTGACACaaaaacctaacctcaaaatggTGATTTTTGTGCATTTTGACTGAGATTGCGATGGGCGTTAAGTACTCGGTTTTATTCTCTTGTTCTCAATTGGACGCGATTTGTGtttgttgttttctttttcttcattttgggGTGACTTTTGTTTgtgttttttgggaaaatttatcacCAAGGAGGTCAATGAATATATTGACATTTATTTCCTCTCTTACCTGCATGAAAaatcaaagtaaaaaaaagaaaaaccaccATCCCTGAGGCACTGATTGAATTTGCTCTACGACACATGAATTTTTTCTTCGTTCACATTGAGGATTTCCGGATTTTGCtttgtgtttttgtttttttctgtgGCTAGCACGTTATTCGCTGATCCAGACTCAGAGTCTTGCGAGCCGTTGGACTACTGTGATGGCGACAAGCTGACACTGATAGTCCAGCACAGGCTAGGCATGTGATGACAGAACATCTAGCTGAGCACTCATCAGCCGTAGTAGGATTACCCGGATTCCCAGGACCACCAGTGGACAAATCCAATTCTCTCTTTGGTGACACATCAATCACCTCCTGATTGTCCAGCTGGAACTTCTTAACGAGTGCCTTGACACTCGGCGGTGAGTCCGGAGGGGCTTTTCGGCTGACTTTGGGTGTTGTTGGTGCATCCGGAAACAGCGTTGCTTGCTGATGGTGACTGAGTATTAGGATTTTCTCACAGGTGGAAACACTCTCATGGTCAGAGCTTTTATTTGTGGCACAAGCAACATTCTCCTTATTCTCACTGGTATCTGActccacttcttcttcttcatcctCCTCCTCTTCCCCATCTCTGTCCAGGACTCCAGCATTCTCCGTAACCGATTCACTGAGATACCTACTTGGACTATCCTCCTTCAACCATTTGTGCTCCAAACATTCAGCTGCACTCATCCTATCGCACGGTTTAACCCTCAGAGCACTCCTTATGAAGTCAATAGCTTCCTCCGAAACACCCTCAAATAGCTCATCAGGAAAGGTCAGGGAACACTGtgatatgtttaaaaatgtCTCCTGTTTCGTATCACCACCAAATGGTGAACAACCCGTGAGGAGAACATAGGCCAAAACACCCACTGACCAGATATCCGTTTCCAGGCACAGTGGTTCATATTGAAGCACCTCTGGTGCCACATAATCAGGTGTTCCTAGAATCTCACGAATCTTTCCACCCTCCTCCACTACTCTCGATATCCCAAAGTCACACAACTTCAGACCAtctatttcgaaaataaaaaaaccaaggaaaaagaataaattcTCTTTCctgcaacaacaaaaaaatgtaagagTTCTTACCTTCGACATTATCACCACACAGCAAAATATTCTGTGGTTTCAAGTCTAAATGGGCAATGCACTTTTTGTGCAGATACTGCAGTGCTCGGAGAATTTGCCTCATACACGTTCTCGCTTGGGATTCTGTCAGTTCACCCACATTGTCCAGAATTGCCTGCAATTCTCCACCAGtcgctctgtttttttttttttttttggaaagaaaaacaGTAATTGCAACTTTAGTTACTAATAAATACAGACAATCGGGCTACggcaatggcaagcggacttgccgacatcaggggcctcttgacatttcatttttccatacgtttttgcatagaggcactgaagactattggcaagttttttactaaagagaattgacttatcagtctgatatatttcgaaattgtacattaaaagctatctaaaaatacatatttcataatgctcgccgaaataatacaagaactagggtcggaggaacgtctgttcgacagggaacccctattgacacttttgtcaaaatgttgaaaattatttaatgtatctagtagaatataagtaatataacgtttttctgtaatataccttttactataaacagagatgttcaaatttcgtatcccaaatggtacaaagtagggtgtcagtaggtgctgacacgagttcttaaagtgtcaatagacgttcctttcaccctacgaagaaatttgttaaagtcgcggtacaatatctgcaaaatttttacaaggaaaagtgaaaaatatcttcactttttgttaggcttgatgggcccctgccgACATCAAATTCCCTGCTCTGCATGAGGCAGGGGAAAACGGACAAACGCACAAGTCGGTGGTGGTTTAGGTTACCCCTCAGTCACATAGGACGTCACATTCGGAGAACCCTCATTGTCGTCTATTGTCTCTCGAGTCTTGGTCACTACCAGGAGGAAGGCCTTCCCTTAACTAAACAAAATCTGATGGAAAGATTTCCTTCCACAGATTGAGTCTAGCCTCCTCCGGAGATTGGTCAAGTGTTTTGACAGTGACAAAAGCTCTtgcgagacttcagccttgctcttgGTTTTTCGTGACCGTGGAGAAGATGCTTCGGCTCAGAAAGAACCTTGGACATCTCTCTACTGGAGATGATTTGTCTCCTCGCTCGTGGTGGAGCAATTCCTGCTAAGGGACAGAGTTTGCCCACTGGCGTGCTCTTTAGACACCCTGTTACAATACAGGCGGTATCGTTCAAAGTGCCGTCAACTATTAAATTACTCCGCTacgtaaagcccaaaatagaaaCAGGGCTCGAAAAATAAGGATTGGTGTCAATAtactcacggatcagcccataatttggaggattaggctgatcttctaaatttacGAGGTCcagtgaaattacggggattaggcgacatcagcgtcagtgctgaaaataaaaagcctcactttgggtgtttttgggtacttTTCGATGGTACAgtactgtctctctatatgcacagcttttgtgtcggttgcattcaaaatcaatttgtttacattttgataaagtaataaagaaaattattttcttggtaacaaatttttcttgtttttaattttcttaattttaatttttctgtctcatattatatttaaaataacacgggaaattctagaacaaaaaaaaatgataatttattgaaagaaagaaaaaaaaccgttgggaatttcaaaaaagttgtgcatattcagagagagaactgtcaaaaaaagtacccaaactgtgcatatagcgagacagcactgtacgcaatgtcgcaaaatctcaaaattcattaagataggaataatgggaaggtcagagtcAGAGTACTCCTGCCTGTATGACAAATACATTGATTTAAGAAGTATATCAGCAATCAAAGTGGACACATTAAATAGAATCCTAAGAaggctaatccttgatcctaaaccctcagtgtatgatagtttgggctgatcttttaccgccaaatttttcgagctgagtattctcgagaattagcctgtgtctattttcggcataaaaCTTGATATGAAGTTTTGAATAACTGTCTAAATTCAAAACTCATCtgatttttctgcaattttagtatgttgtagcaaATTTTAATACCTTTTCAGAACAAATACATAATCCGATCTAGTCCAAGCAATTGCCAAGATTCAGGGGttgaaagttgaaaattttgaaacccCCATaggtttaaaattattgcacGTTCCATTATTGAAACCATCAGAAAGAAGACAGAGCTTTCGTCAGGCGATGAGACCTCCATACAAATAACAAGAAAATTCATGTTCTTGCTTCTTGTTAACCATAACGATTTTTAGTTCTCATTGAGATCATTAATTTAAACTCTGaataaccaaaaaaaataatacaaggtGGCTGAAAAAGAGCGCATAGATGTCAAACCGCTATGGATACTGTTTGGTTTATAACCATGGTAAATATCAATTGTCTTGTAAATCACATCATTTCTCCTTTATTCGAGACACTTTTCCCCTTATTTTCAAAGTGGGTAAAATGACTTCATAAAATCAGTAACACCCAAAATTTTGTCTGGTTTGGATTAAACGGATTGAACTGACGACTAATGTACAGTAAGTTCGATCACTGTCTGAACTGTCTGATTATTATTTCTAATTTGACAATGTAAAATAACAactatctcgtacaacacaccatttctGCTTTACCAGAGACACTTTCTCTGTTCTTATCAtagaaaggacaatgggcaaaagcgGTCTATGGTGCGTCCATCAATAACACCTGTATCATTGGATAGGCATTTgtaaaggtaacaacttttgttcccaAGTTCCGAAGTTCTAAACCGTGGAGGAAAAGTTCTTgtgcataaaaactattttcgtagAAGAAAGAGATTATACGTAAATTAATacgtaaattattaaattaatacgtaaatttcaaaataaaatgcattaagtgACTGCATATTCTCTAAATGGACATAACAGCTTATGTCTTTACAATGCATAACATGCGTAGGTGGACATTGAAACATAAAAGCTCAAAGTTAAAATTTGAAACCTCATATCTCAGAAATTTATCAAacgaatttaattaataaatactaaatcGAAAGGTTTTGAAAAATCCTACAAAGTGGCTGTATAAATAAGTCCATAAATCGACCGCGAGGGGCGCTCAAggttatcaaaattttcaaatataagaAACTACTAAATAATTTCGCAActattctcaaccgattttaatgatcttgTAATATGCATGCCTGATACATTTAATGTGGTTTGGAGAGAGATATGGCCTCattgtattcatcgatttcagtagaatcattatagggggaagtggggtaactgtgaaattggaatttctcaccttatttaaaaaaaaaattgagccttattgttttataatttagctgcacaaacagattgagaagttaaATAACGTTATGATATAGctcatttcaatttaaaaataggagaaaaattctaatttcaaaagtgccccactttcaaaggtgccccacttccccctatattttaacttatttttgtaactgagatttatttatttattttcttttgaaatcgtaATCAGATTTTATAAGACTGAAAAGCCTTCCATAAACCTTGTTCCCATAccgagtttcagctttctactttttctcagaaaggagttatagtggaaaaagtcctcattttgtatggggactgCTGGAAGGAGTGGCGTGGGGTATGTATATATACATGGTTCAAGAGCCTTCAATTACCCTCGATCCTATACGAAAATTCCACTTTCCACTTCTTTtcacagaggagttatagtggaaaaagtcctTATTTTGTTTGGTGGCTACAAGAAGGAGTGGAGGGGAGGAGCCTACATACATAGTTAAAAAGCCTATCATAAACTTTGATCTCATGTCAAGTTTCAGCTTCTTAGAATTTCTTGTTATAAAATTTCCAGGTACTACAAGTTCA encodes the following:
- the LOC129808073 gene encoding death-associated protein kinase related, which translates into the protein MQISDGIRHVGDGWLEVTEERLQGLIVHEDINDIYDVEQTPFARGKFAAVRKAVHKKTGVSFAAKFLRRRRRAQCWAKDICHEIAVLMLCSDSEHIVKLHSVHETRSETALILELATGGELQAILDNVGELTESQARTCMRQILRALQYLHKKCIAHLDLKPQNILLCGDNVEDGLKLCDFGISRVVEEGGKIREILGTPDYVAPEVLQYEPLCLETDIWSVGVLAYVLLTGCSPFGGDTKQETFLNISQCSLTFPDELFEGVSEEAIDFIRSALRVKPCDRMSAAECLEHKWLKEDSPSRYLSESVTENAGVLDRDGEEEEDEEEEVESDTSENKENVACATNKSSDHESVSTCEKILILSHHQQATLFPDAPTTPKVSRKAPPDSPPSVKALVKKFQLDNQEVIDVSPKRELDLSTGGPGNPGNPTTADECSARCSVITCLACAGLSVSACRHHSSPTARKTLSLDQRITC